In the Bos mutus isolate GX-2022 chromosome 15, NWIPB_WYAK_1.1, whole genome shotgun sequence genome, TTCCACAACTCGTATCCTCTGACTTGATGTCCCTTGTTTGCACAGCATCTGTTTCCATAACTTCTTTTTGGATTCCTGCAGATTGAAGGTCTTGTTGGTCTTTATTTTGGTGCTGACTGTCTTGTAGAACATCTTGGGACTGTTCATCTAGGTCAGCTGGAATAGTGGCGTGCAGAGTCTGGGTTTCCTGGAATAGAGACCTCTGCTTCCGGGATTCTTTCACTTGCAGATCTTGGGTTTGCCAGGCCTGGAAGTCCCAATTTTGGGAATGCTGCATTTCAAGTTGCCGTTCTCGTTTCTCCCATTCTttgcttttccagtcctgagttcTCCATTCTTGGGATTGTTGTCCTAAAGATTGCCAGGTTTGGACTTTCCTGTCTGGAGACTGCCAGTCATGGTACTCCTGGATTTGCATATCCTGGTAGAGCTGCCTCGGGGGTTTCTCCTCTTGGATTCGCAGGTTCTCAGCTTGCTGGTCTGGGAGTTGCAGTATGGTTTGACTAACTTGGACTTCCTTATCTATGAATTGCTTTTTTGGAGAGAGCCAGCTTTTGATGTGCTTGTCTAGGGATTTCCTCCTTGGGTGTGGTTGGTCTTGAATGTACACGTCAAGGGCTTTCTGTTTTGCACACAGACAGCCTTTGCTTTGCTGCAGTTGGGAATGCTGCTTTGATGGTCTCCTGCTCTGAAGTTCCTCCTCAGGTTTCCATTCTTCGGTCATTAACATGACTTCCGATTTAATGTCTTGATACGATAAATGCACAGCTCTCTGTTCTTTAGATTGGATGTCGTGTAGTTGAAAATCCAGAGACCGTCGATCTAGGTGTTGCATATTAGAGGACTGCACAGAAAGTAACGACGTGGCTCCAAATGGTATGGCTTGTAATGGCAGGGCTTGTCTTTGGAAAGCAAGGTCTTGGGCAGGCATGTCTGGGGATGGTAGGTAGTCAGATAGCATGTCATGGGATTGTGTATTTTGCAGTGGTATGCCCTGGGATTCCTTGTCTTGGGATGTAATTCCATGAGACTCTGTGACATGAGATGTTGATGCTTCAGATAGCAAGTCTTGTTCTGGTGAAGTTTCGGCTCTCGGAGCTTGGTATGGCAAGTCTTGGGGTGGTAAATCGTGGACACTTTTTACAGAATAAGATGGAAAAAGTTGGAGTTTTGAGGCTTGGTCCTGCAACAGTGGAGGTTTCTCTTCTGGGGATTGTGAGATAGCAGCTTGTAGGTCTTCGTCTTTAAGTGGTTCAGTATTCATCATGATTTCTGAGGACTTTTGCTCTAGAATGGGAGGCGAATGTTTCACCTCCACTTCTTCTCCATAAAGGCTTAAAGTTTGAGGGACATATTTCTGTCGTTCATCTTCCATAAACAGAGAAGATGTGTTGAAACTATTACTGCCTCTCCTGCCTGCATGTTGGAAGGTAAACTGATTTTTTGTGACTCTTAACTTGAAGAATGAATAGCCTCCAAAGAAAACAGGTTTTATGTTTGTCGTTGAATCAGCACTAGTAGACTCTTCTTGTAGCTCAAATTGTATGACGGCATTTTCGTCAGGAACAGATAGTTCACTCTCTTGAGTAACATCCGAAGGCAAGAAAAACACAATCTATAAAACCAAAGGGTGAGGGAAACAATAGAACAGAATCATCTttgacattattttcttcttgtagtcccaaattatttttcctctctcccttaaGATAGTATACAGGAAGCAAAATCTACAGGAGGAATCAGAAAACAAACCCAAGACTGCTTTTACCATCAACTCATTAgttttgcttatttatatttactttttgtaaatttgttttttggccacgccacacGGCATATATGTggtcttagctccccgaccacgGATAGAACGCATGCCTCCTGAAGTGAagcttaaacactggaccaccgggaagtcccAACTcactagttttttgtttgtttgttttatggacAAGTCTTCAGCCTCTATTGTCTCATCTATTGAAGAGGGGAGTTTATTGAGATTGTCTGGGATTAGTCTTCCCATACTTAGgatttggctcagatggtaaagaatctgcctgtggtgcaggagaccagggttcgatccctgggtcaggaagatcccctggagatgggaatggctacccactccagtattcttgcctggagaatcccatgggcagaggagcctggtgggctatagtccatggggccgcaaagaagtGGGacctgactgagggactaacactttcactttctaagataTTTTAAGTTATCTACTCAATATTCATATATTCAGGTTTATAAtgattattgccaaattcagacttaaattgaagaaagtagggaaaaccactagaccattcatgtatgacctaaatcaaatcctttatgattatacagtggaagtgagaaatagatttaagggcctagatctgatagatagagtgcctgatgaactatggaatgaggttcgtgacattgtacaggagacagggatcaagaccattcccatagaaaagaaatgcaaaaaagcaaaatggctgtctggggaggccttacaaatagctgtgaaaagaagagaagtgaaaagcaaaggagaaaaggaaagatataaacatctgaatgcagagttccaaaaaatagcaagaagagataagaaagccttcttcagcgatcaatgcaaagaaatagaggaaaacaacagaatgggaaagactagggatctcttcaagaaaatcagagataccaaaggaacatttcatgcaaagatgggctcgataaaggacagaaatgatatggacctaagagaagcagaagatattaagaagagatggcaagaatacacagaagaactgtacaaaaaagatcttcacgacccagataatcacgatggtgtgatcactgacctagagccagacatcctggaatgtgaagtcaagtgggccctagaaagcatcactatgaacaaagctagtggaggtgatggaattccagttgagctattccaaatcctgaaagatgatgctgtgaaagtgctacactcaatatgccagcaaatttggaaaactcagcagtggccacaggactggaaaagtcagttttcattccaatcctaaagaaaggcaatgccaaagaatgctcaaactaccgcacaattgcactcatctcacacgctagtaaagtcatgctcaaaattctccaagccaggcttcagcaatatgtgaaccgtgaacttccagatgttcaagctggttttagaaaaggcagaggaaccagagatcaaattgccaacatccgctggatcatagaaaaagcaagagagttccagaaaaacatctatttctgctttattgactatgccaaagcctttgactgtgtggatcacaataaactgtggaaaattctgaaagagatgggaatcacagaccacctgacctgcctcttgagaaatctgtatgcaggtcaggaagcaacagttagaactggacatggaacaacagactggttccaaataagaaaaggagttcgtcagggctgtatattgtcaccctgtttatttaacttatatgcagagtacatcatgagaaatgctggactggaagaaacacaaactggaatcaagattgccaggagaaatatcaataacctcagatatgcagatgacaccacccttatggcagaaagtgaagaggaactaaaaagcctcttgatgaaagtgaaagtggagagtgaaaaagttggcttaaagctgaacattcagaaaacgaagatcatggcatctggtcccatcacttcatgggagatagatggggaaacagtggaaacagtgtcagactttatttttctgggctccaaaatcactgcagatggtgattgcagccatgaaattaaaagatgcttactccttggaaggaaagttatgaccaacctagatagcatattcaaaagcagagacattactttgccaacaaaggttcatctagtccaggctatggtttttcctgtggtcatgtatggatgtgagagttggactgtgaagaaggctgagtgccgaagaattgatgtttttgaactgtggtgttggagaagactcttgagactcccttggactgtaaggagatccaaccagtccattctgaaggagatcagccctgggatttctttggaaggaatgatgctaaagctgaaactccagtactttggccacctcatgcgaagagttgactcattggaaaagactctgatgctgggagggattgggggcaggaggagaaggggacgacagaggatgagatggctggatggcatcactgacttgatggacgtgagtctgagtgaactccgggagttggtgatggacatggaggcctggcgtgctgcgattcatggggtcgcaaagagtcggacgtgactgatctgatctgatctattagATGAACTGGACGCTCAAGATCATAGTCAAATGTGGGTTTTTCCCTATAATTGTGCTCAGAATTATAGATAGGTCAAGATATAAATGGATAACAGCACAGTCTATCAAATGCTATTACAGAACTAGGTACTATGTGCTTCACGAGAATGTACAAGATGAGCTAATTCTGAGAGCTGGCAAAGGGTTCACTGAAGAAGAGACATTGGTCTGTGTCCTGATGGATGAACAGAGATTCCTTGGGTATAAAGTaagatgaaggaagaaaggaaccAAAGTCCAGGGAGCGGGAAGAGTGGATACAAGAACATAAGGCGGGGGTGTAGCGAGTGTGATGGCCGGTGGCGCGCAGTTAGATACTGTCAGATGGTGTGTAGGTCCTGAGAACCGAATGTGAACATAAGGCGGGGGTGTAGCGAGGGTGACGGCCGGTGGCCAGCAGTTAGATACTGTCAGATGGTGTGTAGGTCCTGAGAACCGAATGTGAACATAAGGCGGGGGTGTAGCGAGGGTGACGGCCGGTGGCCAGCAGTTAGATACTGTCAGATGGTGTGTAGGTCCCGGGAGCCGAACGTGTCCTTTCAGAGCCGCACGTTGAAACCTCATTGCCCATGTGTGGGGTTGAGAGTTAGAATCTGGCAGGTGATTGGGCCATGACTGTGAAGCCCTCGTCAGTGAGATCTGTGCCTGGTGAAAGAGCCCTGTGATTTGTCCTTTCTTCCATGAGAAGCCTGCCGTCCGTGGACCAAGAAGCGGGTCCTCACTAGACCCGGAACCTGCTAGCACCCTGATCTTGGCCTTCCCAGAACcatggaaatacatttttatcctttaaactACCCAGTATTTAGTACGGGGATTCACaagtgctcagtggtaaagaatccacctgccaaagcaggagccacacaagacgcaggtttgatccctgggatgggaagatcccctggaggaggaaatggcaacttggcccagaattcttgcctggaaagttccatggacagaggagcctggtgggctgcagtccatagaatcacagagtcagacatggaacGAGTGTGGAGCACACGTGAGTTCACACACATCTTTACCACAGCATCCCAGCTAGGTCAGGACAAAATCTGTTACCAAGAAATGGGATTGCTGCTGTAACCAATACccaaagatgcagaagcagaTTTGGAACTGGGTAATGAGTAGAAGCGGGACAAGCTTTGAGGGGCATGCTAGAAAAGGCTTATATTATTGTGAATGAACTGTTAGGGACAATTTCCGTGAGAGCccaggaagaaaaaaggagagcTGTGGAGAAAACTTCTGTCTTAGAGAACACCTTAGTAATCTTGAATGAAGTGCTGGTGGAAATATGGATGATAAAAGTCACTGATGAGGTCTCagacagaaatgaggaaaatgtCATTGGAAACCAGAAGGCGGTGATCTTGGTATAAAGTGGCTAGGAACATGGCTGAACTGTGTTTATGTTCTAGTATTCTGTGGAAGATAGAACTTGTAAGCAATGAAGTTTAACTGAAGCTATGTCTAGGTGAAGTGTTGAAGGTGAGGCTTGACTTCTACAGACAGCTTATGCTATAATGTGAGAAGATAAAAATGATGTAAGGATGGAATTATTAAGCCAAAAGGAAGTGGGACTCTATGGTGTGGAAAATTCTCAGTCCATTTGTATtacaaaaaaaatgagaacatttaagagTAGATCAAGTggggacttcccctgtggtccagtggttaggagccCACCTTCCAATGccgaggacacaggtttgatccccggtcagggaactaaggtcccgtgtgccacagagcagctgggCCTGTGTGctctgaagcccacatgccacatctaGAGAGCCCACACCCCGCAGCTGAagaagcccatgagctgcaacaaagacccagccagcCACCAAAAACAGGAGAGTGGGCCAAGTGACTGCTTTGATAAGGAAAGTATTGCGGATCCGCGATCTCACCAGCAGCCAGGAGCGATTCTCCAAGACAATGGAAGAATGACCCCCAGAGGCGTCCGAGATCCCCAGGGCTGCACTCCCACTGCAGACCCTGCGTGCAAGGGCCCCTGAAGAGTGGTTTCAAAGGATGGGACCAACTCCCAGGCTCAGGCAGAGTCAAGGTGCCCTCACCCCGTGCTGTGAGGTGGGGTCGAGGCCGAGGGCTGCTGCAGGCACTGTGCCCAGCAGACCCGCGGGGACATGGCCACCGCACCCTCGGTTTCAAAACACAGAGCCGCAGGCGCAGGACCCCAGGCCGGCAGCCACAGAGCCCCGGCGGGGAGTGGCCGCGGGGCCTTCCTGCTCAGCGGGGCTGAGGTCCTCCCAGTGTGCTTGGAAGACGGAGCATCAGGCCCAAGAGGACCATTCTTTCACCTTAAGCCTTAAATGGTTTGTGCTGTCAGGTCTGAGGCTTACTTGAGACCTAGTTGTCCTTCTTTCCCGTTTCTCCCTTAGGGAGTGGGAATGTGTATCCCATGCCCATTCCTTTGCTGTAGTTTGGAAGTTTGGTTTCATAACACGTTTGGTTTCACAGGTTTGCAGCTGGAGGGAATTTGCCTCCGGTTAAGCCATATCTTAACTCTCACCCATATTTAATTAAGATGATGTTTTAGCTGAGACTTTGGACTTAGACTTTGAAGTTGATGCTGTAACAATAAGGAACTTTTGGGGGCTACTAGGATAGAAAGGATGTATTTTTCATATgaaaaggacatgaatttgggagGGAGCAAGGATGGAAATTactgacaaatagatggggaaacagtggaaacagtgagactttattttcttgggctccaaaatcactgcagatggtaactgcagcgatgaaattaaaagacgcttgctctttggaagaaaagttatgaccaacctagacatcatattaaaaagcagacacagtagtactttgccaacagaggtccgtctaatcaaagctacagcttttccagtagtcatgtatggatagcTGGACTAtcaagaaacctgagcaccaaagaattgatgcttttgaactgtggtgctggagaagactcttgagagtctttggactgtaaggagatccaaccagtccatcctaaaggaaatcagtcctgggtgttcattggaaggactgatgttgaagctgaaactccaatactttggc is a window encoding:
- the MS4A14 gene encoding membrane-spanning 4-domains subfamily A member 14, with product MESSSEVKRSTHVISVQPNETVLTALPYGPHSSLLEFLKGEPKVLGASQVLLALIIAGIGAIFALNYFNFAQSFPLVFLTGYPFWGAFIFTVTGYLTGTHSNDKCVGQGVTGLNVISSVVAVAGIILTIISYRYQHKYCQGPSLEGICVIGRVLYNGILSVLLIISIAELSIAVTIASFRSNCWANSNEIVFFLPSDVTQESELSVPDENAVIQFELQEESTSADSTTNIKPVFFGGYSFFKLRVTKNQFTFQHAGRRGSNSFNTSSLFMEDERQKYVPQTLSLYGEEVEVKHSPPILEQKSSEIMMNTEPLKDEDLQAAISQSPEEKPPLLQDQASKLQLFPSYSVKSVHDLPPQDLPYQAPRAETSPEQDLLSEASTSHVTESHGITSQDKESQGIPLQNTQSHDMLSDYLPSPDMPAQDLAFQRQALPLQAIPFGATSLLSVQSSNMQHLDRRSLDFQLHDIQSKEQRAVHLSYQDIKSEVMLMTEEWKPEEELQSRRPSKQHSQLQQSKGCLCAKQKALDVYIQDQPHPRRKSLDKHIKSWLSPKKQFIDKEVQVSQTILQLPDQQAENLRIQEEKPPRQLYQDMQIQEYHDWQSPDRKVQTWQSLGQQSQEWRTQDWKSKEWEKRERQLEMQHSQNWDFQAWQTQDLQVKESRKQRSLFQETQTLHATIPADLDEQSQDVLQDSQHQNKDQQDLQSAGIQKEVMETDAVQTRDIKSEDTSCGKSQTPSDLQSEDAKSDFNCFSYQSSVQELQSTGSQKQEMETDAVQTRGIKSEDTSCGKSQSPTDLQLEDIKPDSNCSSYQSSVQDTYHAYMSNKNSEQDVKQDTSTCSTVCKEGQSLASTSCGSKERQQSEDLG